One window of the Nicotiana tabacum cultivar K326 chromosome 4, ASM71507v2, whole genome shotgun sequence genome contains the following:
- the LOC142179985 gene encoding uncharacterized protein LOC142179985, which translates to MEDEGDDESTAENFKQVAREGDLSPTISAKGGKKLRRIRAFPRVINMNREHNFCVVALMEPFQKKGLIDRYKRRLNMETTYTNINGQIWLFFDAVVEWELVEDTEQHVTMRVFHHDLGQHMMMTFVYAKCSAIERLDLWDHLYYLASDMELPWLVGGDFNVILHEDEKIGGLSVHPPEYEDFVFCVNSCGLFEQGYKGSPFTWWNGRSNAECIFKRLDRIFLNLPFQNMLPTIEVKHLIRTGSDHAPLLMTYGVQTTNFVKPFRFLNFWTKHAIFMDVNIKRVKAALSKWNRETFGDIFKKLTILEDIVRVKEMLFEEEPTTENRIVLQKAQSELKKYLNIEEQYWKQKAGMTWFAEGDRNTSFFHNHVNGKRKKLQLKRIKSGSGVWIEDQEQLATAAVDFYQKQFTNEGDASEFPLLNNVPSMVTMDQNLELSRLPTIEEVRAAVFELSGESASGPDGFTGLFYQTC; encoded by the exons ATGGAGgatgaaggagatgatgaatcaaCTGCCGAAAACTTCAAACAAGTGGCTAGGGAAGGGGATTTATCACCCACAATTAGTGCTAAAGGAGGTAAAAAACTAAGAAGAATCAGA GCCTTTCCTAGGGTGATCAATATGAATAGGGAGCATAATTTTTGTGTAGTTGCATTGATGGAGCCTTTTCAAAAGAAGGGACTCATTGATAGATATAAAAGGAGGTTGAATATGGAGACTACTTATACAAATATTAATGGGCAAATATGGTTGTTCTTCGATGCAGTGGTGGAATGGGAATTAGTGGAGGATACTGAGCAACATGTGACTATGAGAGTGTTTCACCATGACCTGGGGCAGCACATGATGATgacatttgtttatgcaaaatgttcaGCAATAGAGAGGTTGGATTTATGGGATCACTTGTATTATTTAGCAAGTGATATGGAATTACCATGGTtggtaggaggggatttcaatgtgaTACTTCATGAAGATGAGAAAATAGGGGGACTTTCAGTACACCCTCCTGAATATGAGGATTTTGTATTTTGTGTAAACTCTTGTGGTTTGTTTGAGCAAGGGTACAAAGGAAGTCCAttcacatggtggaatgggagatcCAATGCTGAGTGTATATTCAAGAGATTGGATAGGATTTTTTTGAATTTGCCATTTCAGAACATGTTGCCAACTATTGAAGTTAAGCATCTAATCAGAACTGGATCAGATCATGCGCCATTGCTAATGACATATGGGGTGCAGACAACCAATTTTGTCAAGCCTTTCAGATTCTTGAACTTTTGGACAAAGCATGCTATATTTATGGATGTG AATATCAAGAGGGTGAAGGCAGCACTCTCAAAATGGAATAGGGAAACATTTGGTGATATCTTCAAGAAATTGACTATTTTGGAGGACATTGTTAGGGTGAAGGAGATGTTGTTTGAAGAAGAGCCTACAACTGAGAATAGGATTGTGCTTCAAAAGGCTCAATCTGAATTAAAGAAATACTTGAATATTGAGGAGCAGTATTGGAAGCAAAAAGCTGGGATGACTTGGTTTGCTGAAGGAGATAGGAATACAAGTTTCTTTCACAACCATGTCAATGGCAAAAGAAAGAAATTGCAACTGAAGAGGATCAAAAGTGGCAGTGGGGTATGGATTGAAGACCAGGAGCAATTGGCTACAGCTGCAGTGGACTTCTATCAAAAACAGTTCACAAATGAAGGTGATGCTTCTGAATTTCCCTTGCTCAATAATGTACCTTCAATGGTCACTATGGATCAGAATTTGGAACTTAGCAGATTGCCAACAATTGAAGAAGTAAGGGCAGCAGTTTTTGAGCTTAGTGGGGAGAGTGCTAGTGGCCCTGATGGATTCACTGGCTTGTTTTATCAAACATGCTAG
- the LOC107811987 gene encoding protein LPA2-like, translating into MALLLNYSPHTKKPHLLHHSHPTLRNFSIKFQDPSSDKSTEDTSSSTVVPPPKKASSSSLGFGSSVTSSKKKQQKGKGERASVIRREPIQKPRFATQPEESGGSKEFQKNESAFLLAWLGLGAIILVEGILLAASGFLPEAWDNFFVKYLYPSFTPTVFLFVAGTVTYGVLKYLQNEKFNSEN; encoded by the exons ATGGCGCTACTACTGAACTACTCACCACATACTAAGAaacctcatcttcttcaccatTCCCATCCCACCCTCAGAAATTTCTCAATCAAATTCCAGGACCCTTCTTCTGATAAATCTACAGAGGACACGTCATCATCTACGGTGGTTCCACCTCCGAAAAAGGCGAGCTCTAGTTCCTTAGGTTTTGGCTCTTCGGTAACATCATCCAAGAAGAAACAACAAAAGGGAAAAGGAGAAAGGGCTTCAGTTATTCGAAGAGAACCCATTCAAAAGCCTAGGTTTGCTACTCAACCGGAGGAATCTGGTGGATCGAAGGAATTTCAGAAAAATGAGAGTGCTTTTCTTCTTGCTTGGTTAGGACTTGGTGCTATTATTCTTGTGGAGGGTATCCTTCTTGCTGCCTCAG GCTTTTTACCGGAGGCATGGGACAATTTTTTTGTGAAGTATCTGTATCCATCCTTTACTCCAACAGTCTTCCTGTTTGTGGCTGGAACAGTTACCTATGGAGTGTTGAAGTACCTGCAGAATGAGAAATTTAATAGTGAAAACTGA